The following coding sequences lie in one Bacteroidota bacterium genomic window:
- a CDS encoding LD-carboxypeptidase — protein MKKNRRQFITTAALASLSIPFLGMKESTLQNDPLSLLQLKPAALKTGDTIAISSPAGAVWDETQVDKFVSILENSGFQVKRGQTLKEKSGYFAGSDDLRANEINNFFADKYVNAIFCMKGGWGCARILDKLNYDVIKNNPKVIMGFSDITSLLIAIHAKTGLVTYHGPVGNSGWNDFTVKYVKGVLVDKEQMVYGYPTEDADKPYTLTNGKTQGVLVGGNLTVLAGMMGSIYLPDWKNKILFLEETGEEPYRVDRMLTQLKLAGVLDNISGFVFGKCVKCDAEEPEKAFTLKQVLEQHIQPLGIPAFYGAMIGHIVNKYTLPIGVKAEMDATSCNLKLLESAVS, from the coding sequence ATGAAAAAAAACAGACGACAATTTATCACCACTGCTGCTTTGGCTTCCCTTTCCATTCCATTTCTTGGGATGAAGGAATCCACATTGCAAAATGATCCATTAAGTCTGTTGCAACTAAAACCTGCTGCTTTAAAAACCGGAGACACCATTGCGATTAGCTCACCGGCAGGCGCTGTATGGGATGAAACACAAGTAGACAAGTTTGTTTCCATCCTGGAAAATTCTGGCTTTCAAGTAAAAAGAGGTCAAACACTTAAAGAAAAGTCAGGCTATTTTGCCGGATCGGATGACTTGCGTGCCAATGAAATAAATAATTTTTTTGCAGATAAATATGTGAATGCCATTTTCTGCATGAAAGGTGGTTGGGGTTGTGCAAGAATATTGGACAAGCTGAATTACGATGTGATTAAGAATAACCCGAAAGTAATCATGGGATTTAGTGATATTACTTCGTTGTTGATTGCGATCCACGCAAAAACAGGATTAGTTACCTATCATGGACCCGTAGGAAATAGTGGATGGAATGACTTTACCGTAAAATACGTAAAAGGGGTTTTGGTGGATAAAGAACAAATGGTGTATGGCTATCCGACTGAGGATGCAGATAAACCGTATACCCTTACAAATGGAAAAACACAAGGTGTATTGGTTGGCGGAAACTTAACAGTATTAGCAGGAATGATGGGTTCAATTTATTTGCCCGATTGGAAAAATAAAATTCTTTTTTTGGAAGAAACCGGAGAAGAGCCCTATCGTGTTGATCGAATGCTGACGCAACTGAAATTAGCCGGAGTGCTTGACAACATCAGCGGATTTGTTTTTGGCAAATGTGTAAAGTGTGATGCCGAAGAACCGGAAAAAGCATTTACCTTAAAACAAGTATTGGAACAACATATACAACCTTTAGGAATTCCTGCTTTTTATGGAGCAATGATAGGGCATATCGTCAATAAGTATACCCTTCCAATTGGAGTTAAAGCAGAAATGGATGCGACAAGTTGTAACTTAAAACTTTTAGAATCCGCAGTGAGTTAG
- a CDS encoding ATP-binding cassette domain-containing protein, with protein MISVSNLSLRYGKRVLFDEASIKFTPGNCYGVIGANGAGKSTFMKILSGEIEPTTGQVSITPGERLSVLSQNHFAFDAFPVLQTVMMGNKKLWDVMQEKDAIYAKADFSDADGIKAAELENVFAEMNGWNYESDAGNLLSELGVKEEHHHKLMSELNGKEKVRVLLAQAILGNPDILLLDEPTNDLDVETIAWLENFLADFQNTVIVVSHDRHFLDAVCTHIADIDFNKISLYTGNYTFWYESSQLALRQRSDQNKKMEDKRKELQDFVERFSANASKSKQATSRKKLLEKLVIEDIKPSTRKYPGIIFKAERDCGDQILNVENLSKISAEGTTYFKDITFTVTKGDKIAILSKEHIAITSFFEILADEDQATTGNCVWGSTITKSYLPNENAKYFTEDHNLVDWLRQFSKDKDETYVRGFLGKMLFTGEESLKKSNVLSGGEKVRCMVSRMMLTNANCLILDEPTNHLDLESITAFNNALKDWKHVALFTSHDHEFMQTVANRIIEITPNGIIDKRMTYDEYITDEGVKALKEKMYPKLAKVK; from the coding sequence ATGATTTCAGTATCCAATCTATCCTTGCGTTATGGCAAACGTGTCTTGTTTGATGAGGCAAGCATTAAATTTACACCCGGCAATTGTTATGGTGTTATTGGCGCAAATGGTGCCGGAAAATCAACATTCATGAAGATTCTTTCAGGTGAAATTGAACCAACAACCGGACAAGTTTCCATCACCCCCGGAGAGCGCCTAAGCGTGCTTAGCCAGAACCACTTTGCATTTGACGCATTTCCTGTTTTACAAACTGTAATGATGGGCAATAAAAAGCTTTGGGATGTCATGCAAGAGAAGGATGCGATTTATGCAAAAGCCGATTTTTCTGATGCTGATGGAATCAAAGCGGCAGAGTTAGAAAACGTATTTGCTGAAATGAATGGCTGGAATTATGAAAGTGATGCCGGAAATTTATTGAGTGAATTGGGCGTAAAAGAAGAGCATCACCACAAACTAATGAGCGAGCTGAATGGGAAGGAGAAAGTACGTGTTTTGCTTGCACAAGCAATTTTGGGAAACCCCGACATCCTTTTATTGGATGAGCCTACCAACGATTTGGATGTGGAAACCATTGCTTGGTTAGAAAACTTTTTAGCTGATTTTCAAAACACAGTGATTGTGGTTTCCCATGATCGACATTTTTTAGATGCGGTATGTACACACATTGCCGATATTGATTTTAACAAAATTTCATTATACACCGGAAACTATACATTTTGGTACGAATCCAGCCAATTGGCTTTGCGTCAGCGCTCCGATCAGAACAAAAAGATGGAAGACAAACGCAAAGAGCTACAAGATTTCGTGGAACGATTCAGTGCTAATGCTTCAAAATCTAAACAAGCCACCAGCCGTAAAAAACTTTTAGAAAAATTGGTGATTGAGGATATTAAACCTTCTACACGAAAATACCCTGGAATTATTTTTAAAGCAGAACGTGATTGCGGAGATCAAATTTTAAACGTTGAAAACCTTTCTAAAATTTCTGCTGAAGGAACAACTTACTTTAAAGACATCACCTTCACCGTTACCAAAGGTGATAAAATTGCGATTCTTTCCAAAGAACACATTGCAATCACTTCCTTCTTTGAAATACTTGCTGATGAAGATCAAGCGACTACCGGAAATTGTGTTTGGGGAAGCACCATCACCAAATCCTATTTACCGAATGAAAACGCAAAATATTTTACGGAAGATCACAACTTGGTAGATTGGTTACGTCAATTTTCAAAAGATAAAGACGAAACCTATGTCCGCGGATTTTTAGGTAAAATGCTATTTACAGGAGAAGAATCCTTAAAGAAATCGAATGTGCTTTCCGGTGGAGAAAAAGTGCGTTGTATGGTTTCCCGAATGATGTTAACCAATGCAAACTGTTTGATTCTAGATGAACCAACCAATCACTTGGATTTGGAATCAATTACTGCATTTAACAACGCATTAAAAGACTGGAAACATGTTGCGCTATTCACCTCTCATGATCATGAGTTTATGCAAACAGTTGCAAATCGTATCATTGAAATTACCCCTAACGGAATTATTGATAAACGAATGACATATGATGAATACATTACCGATGAAGGCGTAAAAGCTCTCAAAGAAAAAATGTATCCCAAATTAGCAAAAGTGAAATAA
- a CDS encoding SpoIIE family protein phosphatase: MKNFSIEDGLPQSQILNAFQDHTGAIWFSTNGGGISCYDGLHFKNFSTKDGLRSNKVNVALEDKNQVIWIGSVKGLSQFKDKKLFIVDDTLLNNKSIMSIHEQTNGNIWLGTSSGIVIYDGKKFVPFAKNAEIGNNQIAAIKQDRIGNVWIGTVFNGVYKYDGTKIIHFDKSNGLIDPRTRDILINGGKVWIATFHGVNVYDPSKAYAGGLKLDTLKVDEKPYLEGVFRLYKDTHDAIWMGNNVGVDKISNNKIRRITPANGLCNNRIYSILQDKEGNMWFGSFTGGVSKYGNDLFININEKHGLSNNTVMSFLKDSKDNMWVGTWGGGVSKIDFNAFRTTGEISIQNYGSKKEESGVNNTWSMCEDKKGNVWFGTSGSGITVFDGKSFKLYHLKEGLHGIRILSMVCDKKGNVWIAHENGLDKFDGKTFLHYSSNQGFSSQGVNAIFEDNLGTLWFGSIDKIIKYDGKKFTTIVRPEGFPKIRNITRDIYGYTWFSTDAGVCVYNGKTFRTITENDGLSSNTVYYVKPDADGNLWLGTNNGIDKLDLNQFVNQKEIVLKHYGKEEGFIGLECNQNAFYKDIDGRLWIGTIGGVTIYDPKQEKKNSVEPQTHISGIRLFLEDFDYKMYADSLENGLPKNLKLPYDKNHLTFDFIGISHTIPSKVRYQYMLEGFDESWLPKGKETSTTYSNLPSGKYTFLIKASNNDRLWNSNPIAFTFEIIPPFWKRPWFFVFAIVIGVGSIFITIKIRTRSLIHSRKLLEEQVAIRTNELLQEKEKLQVAYSEIDGKNKDITDSIHYAKRIQKAILPADALIKQSLNESFVFYQPKAIVSGDFYWLERWGNEILFAAVDCTGHGVPGAFMSIVCHNILTQAVNVLGLSKPALILNETNSQLSKKLNQDPDEATVRDGMDVSLIAINYQKLKIEFAGANNPLWIIRNNQLIQINGDKFPIGAFVGEELQKFTNHEYDLQKGDCIYIFTDGFADQFGGPKGKKFKYKQFEALLLENHKQPMQRQRIILSKTINDWIGNLEQIDDILVIGIRI; the protein is encoded by the coding sequence ATGAAGAACTTCTCAATTGAGGATGGTCTTCCTCAATCACAAATTCTAAATGCATTTCAGGATCATACAGGGGCAATTTGGTTTTCCACCAACGGTGGCGGTATTAGTTGTTATGATGGTTTGCATTTTAAAAACTTCAGTACAAAAGACGGTTTAAGGAGTAATAAAGTAAATGTTGCGCTGGAGGATAAAAACCAGGTGATTTGGATTGGCTCAGTAAAAGGACTTTCACAGTTTAAGGATAAAAAATTATTCATTGTTGATGATACCTTGCTCAATAATAAAAGCATTATGAGCATCCACGAGCAAACCAATGGAAACATCTGGTTGGGAACCTCTTCAGGGATTGTTATTTATGATGGAAAGAAATTTGTTCCTTTTGCAAAAAACGCAGAAATAGGTAACAATCAAATCGCAGCAATTAAACAGGACAGAATTGGGAATGTTTGGATTGGTACTGTATTTAATGGTGTTTACAAGTATGATGGGACAAAGATAATTCATTTTGATAAGTCGAATGGCTTGATTGACCCCAGAACCAGAGACATTCTAATAAATGGTGGTAAAGTCTGGATTGCAACATTTCACGGAGTGAATGTATACGATCCATCCAAAGCATATGCAGGTGGATTAAAGCTGGATACATTGAAGGTAGACGAGAAACCCTATTTGGAAGGGGTGTTTCGCCTTTATAAGGATACGCATGATGCCATTTGGATGGGGAATAATGTTGGTGTTGACAAAATCAGCAATAATAAAATCAGAAGAATTACTCCGGCAAACGGCCTTTGTAATAATCGAATTTACAGTATCCTTCAGGATAAAGAAGGGAATATGTGGTTTGGTTCTTTTACCGGTGGTGTAAGCAAATATGGGAACGATCTTTTTATAAACATCAACGAAAAACATGGCTTGTCAAACAATACGGTTATGTCTTTTCTAAAAGATTCTAAAGATAATATGTGGGTTGGCACTTGGGGCGGTGGTGTTTCAAAAATCGATTTTAATGCTTTTCGAACCACAGGAGAAATAAGCATACAAAATTACGGTTCCAAAAAAGAAGAATCCGGGGTGAACAATACCTGGAGCATGTGCGAAGATAAAAAAGGAAATGTATGGTTTGGTACATCCGGTTCTGGCATTACCGTGTTCGATGGAAAATCTTTTAAGTTGTATCATTTAAAAGAAGGATTGCATGGCATTCGTATTTTATCGATGGTATGTGATAAAAAGGGAAATGTATGGATTGCGCACGAAAACGGATTGGATAAATTTGATGGAAAAACATTTCTTCATTATAGCAGCAATCAAGGGTTTTCATCGCAAGGTGTAAACGCAATTTTTGAAGATAACCTCGGGACATTGTGGTTTGGTTCTATTGATAAAATTATCAAGTACGATGGAAAGAAATTTACCACAATTGTTCGTCCGGAAGGATTTCCTAAAATTCGAAACATTACACGTGATATTTACGGCTATACCTGGTTTAGCACGGATGCCGGTGTTTGTGTTTACAATGGAAAGACCTTTCGAACCATCACCGAAAATGATGGATTGAGTTCGAATACGGTTTATTATGTAAAACCGGATGCGGATGGAAACTTGTGGCTGGGCACAAACAATGGAATTGATAAACTGGATCTCAATCAATTTGTAAATCAAAAAGAAATTGTATTGAAACATTATGGTAAAGAGGAAGGTTTTATCGGATTGGAATGCAATCAGAACGCTTTTTACAAGGACATCGATGGCCGCCTCTGGATTGGAACAATTGGTGGTGTGACGATTTATGATCCAAAACAAGAAAAGAAAAACAGTGTTGAGCCGCAAACACATATCAGCGGTATTCGTTTGTTTTTGGAAGATTTTGATTATAAAATGTATGCAGATAGTTTGGAAAATGGATTGCCCAAAAATTTAAAACTACCGTATGATAAAAACCACTTGACATTTGATTTTATTGGAATTTCTCACACCATTCCATCAAAGGTTCGCTATCAATATATGTTGGAAGGATTTGATGAAAGCTGGCTTCCGAAAGGAAAAGAAACGAGTACGACCTATTCGAATCTTCCATCCGGTAAATACACATTTTTGATTAAAGCTTCAAACAATGATAGATTGTGGAATTCAAATCCGATTGCTTTCACTTTTGAAATTATTCCACCCTTCTGGAAGCGTCCTTGGTTTTTTGTATTTGCAATTGTGATTGGGGTTGGAAGTATTTTTATAACGATTAAAATTCGTACCAGAAGTTTAATTCATTCACGTAAACTCTTGGAAGAACAAGTGGCCATCAGAACAAACGAATTGTTACAGGAAAAAGAAAAACTTCAAGTTGCCTATTCTGAAATTGATGGAAAGAATAAAGACATTACTGATAGTATTCATTATGCGAAAAGAATACAAAAAGCAATCCTTCCTGCTGATGCCCTTATCAAACAATCGTTAAATGAATCCTTTGTGTTTTACCAACCCAAAGCAATTGTAAGTGGTGATTTTTACTGGTTGGAACGTTGGGGCAATGAAATATTGTTTGCTGCAGTGGATTGCACCGGCCACGGTGTACCTGGTGCATTTATGAGTATTGTTTGTCATAATATTTTAACGCAAGCGGTGAATGTACTCGGACTTTCAAAACCTGCATTGATTTTAAATGAAACCAACTCACAGCTTTCTAAAAAATTAAATCAAGATCCGGATGAAGCGACCGTTCGCGATGGAATGGATGTATCGCTGATTGCAATTAATTATCAGAAATTAAAAATTGAATTTGCTGGTGCCAACAATCCGCTTTGGATCATTAGGAATAATCAACTCATTCAAATCAATGGAGATAAATTTCCGATAGGTGCTTTTGTTGGAGAAGAACTTCAGAAATTTACGAATCATGAATACGATTTGCAAAAAGGGGATTGCATCTACATTTTTACAGACGGATTTGCAGACCAATTTGGCGGACCGAAAGGTAAAAAATTTAAGTACAAACAATTTGAAGCACTCTTGTTGGAAAATCACAAACAGCCGATGCAACGACAACGAATCATTTTGTCTAAAACAATAAATGATTGGATAGGAAATTTAGAGCAGATAGATGATATATTGGTAATTGGAATAAGGATTTGA
- a CDS encoding tetratricopeptide repeat protein, producing the protein MKQKFKIVFIFFFLFTLICKAGDYEKIDSLKAVYDQTTDPLDKFNTGYRIVRALALKRGGGINEYYQKCSEINSQLNTPALAAKLEFMKALSYFNDNENAKTSDALKISIPLLIENNLKEELADAYSLQGLNCIALSEYIRSIESFEKSNTLCVELNEQIQICENNLYLGRNYESMGNNTKALKCYQNALSIAENLKKDRLLAEAKLCIGALYSDGINQKLGTEYLSKAAEEAEKLQDTSLLISTYIYLANSYYYNKEYTSALKMYEKVKTICTKYGSRNTYAGTLGNMGNVYADMGNTEKAMELQLEAVRIFDEIGDKQGLTICYSAIGIDYLNMKEYEKALEYFNKSLPMAQEMQSLEDLIEIHLNLSRLFEETKDFEKAYLNYKLYKQYSDSVYNSSNSQKLTELELNYQFESKQKEAALMQQLANERFSRTIYAAIACGLVLLIIVFLVVRANRQRKKANEQLTISNNAIRLQKEELENHKKEITDSINYAKRIQESILPPDAYWKNMLPDSFIFYRPKDIVSGDFYWIEQKNDSVCFAAVDCTGHGVPGALMSVVGFNLLTQAVNEMNLTIPSEILKHLDYGVTKTLRQSSDGKGVKDGMDLSLCSLNLKTNVLQYAGAFNSLYYISGGKFHEIKADKFPIGVNLDGKVDEYTNHSISLQKGDCIYLFSDGYADQFGGPKGKKYKYNQLKELLHKIYLLPIDEQHQQLSRAFDAWKGDLEQVDDVVIIGVRV; encoded by the coding sequence GTGAAACAGAAATTTAAAATCGTATTTATTTTCTTTTTTCTCTTTACTTTAATTTGTAAAGCAGGAGATTATGAAAAGATAGATAGCTTAAAAGCTGTTTATGATCAAACAACCGATCCGTTGGACAAATTCAATACGGGCTATCGGATTGTTCGTGCCTTGGCGTTGAAAAGAGGAGGCGGGATAAACGAATATTATCAAAAATGTAGCGAAATCAATTCACAGTTGAATACTCCAGCTTTAGCAGCAAAACTGGAGTTTATGAAAGCGCTGAGCTATTTTAACGACAACGAAAATGCAAAAACTAGTGATGCCTTAAAAATTTCCATTCCGTTGTTGATTGAAAATAATTTAAAAGAGGAGTTGGCGGATGCTTATAGTTTGCAAGGATTAAATTGTATTGCACTCAGTGAATACATTCGTTCAATCGAAAGTTTTGAGAAATCAAATACCTTATGTGTGGAGTTAAACGAACAAATTCAAATTTGTGAAAACAATTTGTATTTGGGACGTAACTATGAAAGCATGGGTAACAATACCAAAGCATTAAAATGTTATCAGAATGCATTGAGTATTGCAGAAAATTTAAAAAAGGACCGTTTGTTGGCGGAAGCCAAATTGTGTATCGGAGCGCTATACTCTGATGGCATCAATCAAAAATTAGGAACAGAATATCTCTCGAAAGCCGCAGAAGAAGCAGAGAAGCTACAAGACACCTCTCTGTTGATTAGCACTTACATCTACCTTGCGAACAGTTATTACTATAACAAAGAATATACATCTGCACTCAAGATGTATGAGAAAGTGAAAACGATTTGCACGAAATACGGTAGTCGGAATACCTATGCAGGTACACTTGGAAATATGGGCAACGTATATGCCGACATGGGCAATACAGAGAAAGCAATGGAGTTGCAGTTGGAGGCAGTAAGAATATTTGATGAGATTGGAGATAAACAAGGGCTCACAATTTGTTACAGCGCTATTGGCATTGATTATCTCAACATGAAGGAGTATGAAAAGGCCTTGGAGTATTTTAATAAGTCGCTACCGATGGCCCAAGAAATGCAATCGCTGGAAGATTTGATAGAAATACATTTGAATCTTTCTCGCTTGTTTGAAGAAACAAAAGATTTTGAAAAAGCATACCTCAACTATAAATTATATAAACAATACAGCGACTCCGTTTATAACAGCAGTAATTCTCAAAAACTGACCGAATTAGAATTGAACTATCAATTCGAGAGCAAACAAAAAGAAGCGGCATTGATGCAGCAACTCGCAAATGAACGTTTCAGCAGAACTATTTATGCCGCTATTGCTTGCGGATTAGTGTTGTTAATCATTGTGTTTTTAGTTGTGAGAGCAAATCGTCAACGGAAAAAAGCAAATGAACAATTAACCATTTCTAACAATGCAATCCGTTTACAAAAAGAAGAATTAGAAAATCATAAAAAAGAAATCACCGATAGTATCAACTATGCAAAACGAATTCAGGAATCGATTCTTCCTCCAGATGCTTATTGGAAAAATATGTTGCCGGATAGTTTTATTTTTTATCGCCCGAAAGACATTGTGAGTGGAGACTTTTATTGGATTGAACAAAAAAATGATTCTGTTTGTTTTGCAGCTGTTGATTGCACAGGCCATGGCGTTCCGGGGGCATTGATGAGTGTTGTTGGATTTAACTTGTTGACGCAAGCTGTGAACGAAATGAATTTGACAATTCCTTCGGAGATTTTAAAACATCTTGATTATGGTGTTACAAAAACATTGCGTCAGTCGAGTGATGGCAAAGGCGTAAAAGATGGAATGGATTTATCCTTGTGTTCTTTAAATTTAAAAACAAATGTTTTGCAATATGCAGGTGCATTCAATTCATTGTATTATATCAGCGGTGGAAAATTTCATGAAATTAAAGCGGATAAATTTCCCATAGGTGTTAATTTGGACGGCAAAGTAGATGAGTACACGAATCATTCCATATCGCTTCAAAAGGGCGACTGTATCTACCTTTTCAGTGATGGGTATGCTGATCAATTTGGTGGACCCAAAGGAAAAAAATATAAATACAATCAATTAAAGGAGTTGCTACATAAAATTTATTTACTTCCAATTGATGAACAACACCAACAACTTTCTCGTGCATTTGATGCATGGAAAGGAGATTTGGAACAGGTTGATGATGTTGTGATTATTGGTGTCCGCGTTTAA
- a CDS encoding T9SS type A sorting domain-containing protein: MKKIYILMIAFLMSFSVSKAQTTLTTAVDFTVTDLDGNTFNLFNVLNSGKYVCIDFFFTTCGPCQATCPYFKETFTNYGCNTQDVIFISVDQGNTVAECQAYETTYLGGSPGYPTISGNDGGGNAVVATYGISAFPTYILIAPSKTIVEQDMWPISSAANFDSYFASNSLTPKACLSGISESALANNISVFPNPAVSNIVIETSNSEKVNVVKVFDVLGKQLMNQVVDGVERMELNISELEKGMYYMEITTANGVAVKKFNKA, translated from the coding sequence ATGAAAAAAATTTACATTTTAATGATTGCTTTTCTAATGAGTTTTTCCGTTAGTAAAGCACAAACAACGCTTACTACAGCTGTTGATTTTACAGTAACAGATCTTGATGGAAACACATTCAATTTGTTTAATGTATTAAACTCAGGAAAATATGTTTGTATTGATTTCTTCTTTACAACCTGCGGTCCTTGTCAAGCGACTTGTCCTTATTTTAAAGAAACCTTTACAAACTATGGTTGCAATACACAGGATGTAATTTTTATTTCTGTAGATCAAGGAAATACCGTTGCTGAATGCCAAGCTTATGAAACCACATACTTAGGCGGAAGTCCGGGTTACCCAACTATCAGTGGAAATGATGGCGGTGGAAATGCTGTGGTTGCTACTTATGGAATTTCAGCTTTCCCAACGTATATTTTAATTGCACCAAGCAAAACGATTGTTGAACAAGATATGTGGCCAATAAGCAGTGCAGCTAATTTCGATTCTTATTTTGCTTCAAACTCATTAACACCGAAAGCATGTTTATCCGGAATTTCTGAATCAGCTTTGGCAAACAATATTTCTGTTTTTCCTAACCCTGCAGTAAGTAACATTGTGATTGAAACATCGAACAGTGAAAAGGTGAATGTTGTAAAAGTATTTGACGTGTTAGGAAAACAACTAATGAATCAAGTTGTGGATGGTGTTGAACGTATGGAGTTAAACATTTCTGAATTAGAAAAAGGAATGTACTATATGGAAATTACAACTGCGAATGGTGTTGCGGTTAAGAAATTTAATAAAGCATAA